The Vicia villosa cultivar HV-30 ecotype Madison, WI linkage group LG1, Vvil1.0, whole genome shotgun sequence genome includes a region encoding these proteins:
- the LOC131641100 gene encoding endochitinase, translating to MKRTQTLPLFILCLLPLFLGSKAEQCGSQAGGAVCPNGLCCSKFGFCGNTNDYCGTGCQSQCKSSPTPTTPTPTTPTPSGGGGDVGRLISASLFDQMLKYRNDGRCAGHGFYTYDGFIAAAKSFNGFGTTGDDTTKKKELAAFLAQTSHETTGGWPTAPDGPYAWGYCFVNEKDAQGNFCTSKDWPCAAGKRYYGRGPIQITHNYNYGQAGKAINEDLINNPDLVSTNPTVSFKTAIWFWMTPQGNKPSSHDVITGRWTPSAADNSAGRVPGYGVITNIINGGLECGHGQDNRVDDRVGFYKRYTQILGVNPGGNLDCNSQRPFA from the exons ATGAAAAGAACTCAAACACTACCTCTCTTTATACTATGTTTACTCCCTTTGTTTCTTGGTTCCAAAGCAGAGCAATGCGGTAGCCAAGCTGGTGGAGCTGTATGCCCAAACGGGTTATGTTGCAGCAAGTTTGGTTTTTGTGGTAACACTAATGATTATTGTGGAACTGGTTGCCAAAGCCAATGCAAATCTTCTCCAACACCGACAACTCCAACACCGACAACACCGACACCTAGTGGTGGTGGTGGAGATGTTGGAAGGCTTATTAGTGCTTCTCTGTTTGATCAAATGCTTAAATATAGAAACGATGGACGGTGTGCTGGTCATGGGTTTTATACCTATGATGGTTTTATTGCTGCTGCTAAATCTTTCAATGGATTTGGTACAACTGGTGATGATACCACAAAGAAGAAGGAACTTGCTGCTTTCTTGGCTCAAACTTCTCATGAAACCACAG GAGGATGGCCAACTGCACCCGACGGTCCATACGCGTGGGGGTATTGCTTTGTGAATGAAAAAGACGCTCAGGGAAACTTTTGTACATCTAAAGATTGGCCATGTGCTGCTGGTAAAAGATACTATGGAAGAGGACCAATTCAAATCACTCA CAACTACAATTATGGTCAAGCGGGCAAAGCAATTAATGAAGATTTAATAAACAATCCGGACTTAGTGTCCACAAATCCAACTGTATCATTCAAAACAGCCATATGGTTTTGGATGACCCCTCAGGGAAACAAGCCATCAAGCCATGATGTGATTACTGGAAGATGGACTCCATCTGCTGCTGATAACTCAGCAGGAAGGGTCCCGGGATATGGTGTGATCACTAACATAATCAACGGCGGGCTTGAATGCGGCCACGGTCAGGATAATCGAGTCGATGATCGGGTCGGGTTTTATAAAAGGTATACTCAAATATTGGGAGTGAACCCTGGTGGTAACTTGGATTGCAACAGCCAGAGGCCATTTGCTTaa